Proteins from a single region of Streptomyces spectabilis:
- a CDS encoding LamG-like jellyroll fold domain-containing protein, which yields MRGESSDVYATADGYLEAREYVRPVRARADGGWKPVDTGLVKAADGSVAPKVTTIGLEFSGGGDEPLVRMTKAGRELALSWPGKLPEPTLDGSTATYEDVLPDVDLRMGAQEDGFTQLLVVKSAKAAAGSELATVRLKLAAEGMDVKETAEGGLEASDKGAQGAVFEAPRPMMWDSSRSDAPDSGKAARTRAKALRSAAKEQGPEPAAAESGKLAPVGVEVPESGKELVLTPDEDVLKGKDTQYPVFIDPQWSSPRATAWTMASKYWADAPQWKFNGENNAGMGYCNWYYCKPHDTKRLFYRIPVSKFAGKSILSAEFVVKNTWSASCSDRSVELWQTKDISSSTTWNSQNASGFWKKELSSKSFAHGAEGCAAKDAEFSVKSALQGAADGKASTMTFGLRAGSESDAYGWKRFSDKAFLRVKYNRPPSQLKMAQLRMEYGGVCAKPGSAPRVRTLGKIRAKKVKDPDGDSVSVQFQAMWDAGNGKTGSWKPDRTSAKKSGSDFSISLPGSIPENKQVNWYARVYDGAQYSPWSYAGDPTACYFVHDTKVPKGPSITSSDYPASDSEDPKDPWYDGVGKYGKFELNAAEKDVTSYRYGINVNPSSKNKITTTGGAARTLSALPAEAGPNFITAQSFDAAGNGSEIHTYEFRVKAGQPDRASWSLDEPKGASEAKGSTPPRTLQMHGGTTPGASGARGSAVSFNGSDGYAASDLPVVDTSRGFAVSAWAKPSKMPEGAAVIATQPGNHSPGFELYYTQKYDRWAFNQYKSDTPDAGIARVMADKPGGVSVDKWTHLVGSYDSARDVLELYVDGKLVGQTAYADPWEARRGFQLGAASYSGTPSAFFPGAIDEVQLFDKPLAQDEVDKLRAHESAGDPGRPAVAVFDLDEKPDAKEITGYGGVLPAAYQGGVTTGVQGVSGKAARFNGSDGYARIGKNSGPHVNTSRSFTVSAWAKLSRKPDGAAIITAQAGRKAPGFELYYSSAYNRWAVNQYSSDAADAKPIRAMQPEDDQAYVGEWAHLVGVHDTVADTLTLYVNGSEAGTTKLAGAFYADQSMYIGAGSYDGQVKNHFPGTVDDVRLLDRPVSAEEVRQMFKQRPLVKGRWNFETVTGTNPATTPDSSDEDRPLNLHGGAKPGEGMVDDHGLDLNGTSGYAATSGMPIGTSTSYTVTAWARAAALPKHQVALVSAEGNRQSAFTVRFVPDKKDPEGLGRWELAIPDEDDSKASVKSIAHTEFTDARLWNHLAVVYDGFSKEARLYVNGALQEVACGDADGDGEADESGCQDLVSWSEDTLAFKASKSLQVGRTKTDGAWGEHFPGAVDDVWVFQGALSDAQIQRMENRTMDVPTEVPTDD from the coding sequence ATGCGCGGCGAGTCGAGCGATGTCTACGCCACGGCCGACGGCTATCTGGAGGCTCGGGAGTACGTGCGGCCCGTACGGGCACGGGCGGACGGCGGCTGGAAGCCCGTCGACACCGGCCTGGTGAAGGCTGCCGACGGCTCGGTGGCGCCGAAGGTGACCACGATCGGCCTCGAGTTCTCCGGCGGCGGGGACGAGCCGCTGGTGCGGATGACGAAGGCCGGCCGCGAGCTCGCCCTCTCGTGGCCCGGAAAGCTGCCCGAGCCCACGCTCGACGGCAGCACCGCCACGTACGAGGACGTACTGCCGGACGTGGACCTGCGCATGGGAGCGCAGGAGGACGGCTTCACCCAGCTCCTCGTCGTCAAGTCCGCCAAGGCGGCCGCCGGCTCGGAACTCGCCACGGTGCGCCTGAAGCTCGCGGCCGAGGGCATGGACGTGAAGGAGACCGCCGAGGGCGGACTCGAGGCGTCGGACAAGGGCGCACAGGGAGCGGTGTTCGAGGCACCGCGCCCGATGATGTGGGACTCCAGCCGGAGCGACGCGCCGGACAGCGGCAAGGCCGCCCGCACCCGCGCCAAGGCACTGCGCAGCGCCGCCAAGGAGCAGGGCCCGGAGCCCGCGGCCGCCGAGTCCGGCAAGCTCGCGCCCGTGGGCGTGGAGGTCCCCGAGAGCGGCAAGGAGCTGGTGCTCACCCCGGATGAGGACGTACTGAAGGGCAAGGACACGCAGTATCCGGTGTTCATCGACCCGCAGTGGAGTTCGCCGCGGGCGACGGCGTGGACGATGGCGTCGAAGTACTGGGCCGACGCGCCGCAGTGGAAGTTCAACGGCGAGAACAACGCCGGCATGGGCTACTGCAACTGGTACTACTGCAAGCCCCATGACACCAAGCGGCTCTTCTACCGCATCCCGGTGTCGAAGTTCGCGGGCAAGTCGATCCTTTCGGCCGAGTTCGTGGTGAAGAACACCTGGTCGGCTTCCTGCTCGGACCGCTCGGTCGAGCTGTGGCAGACCAAGGACATCTCCTCGTCGACGACGTGGAACTCGCAGAACGCTTCCGGGTTCTGGAAGAAGGAGCTGTCCTCGAAGTCCTTCGCCCACGGCGCCGAGGGCTGTGCGGCCAAGGACGCGGAGTTCTCGGTGAAGTCAGCCCTCCAGGGCGCCGCCGACGGCAAGGCGTCGACGATGACCTTCGGTCTGCGGGCCGGCAGCGAGTCCGACGCCTACGGCTGGAAGCGGTTCTCGGACAAGGCGTTCCTGCGGGTGAAGTACAACCGCCCGCCGTCTCAGCTGAAGATGGCGCAGCTGCGCATGGAGTACGGAGGCGTCTGCGCGAAGCCGGGCAGCGCACCGCGGGTGCGGACGCTGGGGAAGATCCGCGCCAAGAAGGTGAAGGACCCCGACGGGGACAGCGTCTCGGTGCAGTTCCAGGCCATGTGGGATGCCGGTAACGGCAAGACCGGGAGCTGGAAGCCCGACCGCACCTCCGCCAAGAAGTCCGGTTCCGACTTCTCCATCAGCCTGCCCGGTTCGATTCCGGAGAACAAGCAGGTCAATTGGTACGCACGGGTCTATGACGGGGCACAGTACTCGCCGTGGTCCTACGCGGGAGACCCGACCGCCTGCTACTTCGTTCACGACACCAAGGTCCCCAAGGGGCCCTCGATCACCTCGAGCGACTACCCGGCCTCCGACTCGGAGGACCCGAAGGACCCGTGGTACGACGGGGTGGGCAAGTACGGGAAGTTCGAGCTGAACGCCGCCGAGAAGGACGTGACGTCCTACCGGTACGGCATCAACGTCAACCCCAGCTCGAAGAACAAGATCACCACAACGGGCGGTGCCGCCAGGACGCTGTCCGCGCTGCCTGCCGAGGCGGGCCCGAACTTCATCACCGCGCAGTCCTTCGACGCGGCCGGCAACGGCAGCGAGATCCATACGTACGAGTTCCGGGTCAAGGCGGGCCAGCCCGACCGTGCGTCCTGGTCGCTGGACGAACCCAAGGGAGCGAGCGAGGCCAAGGGCTCGACGCCCCCGCGCACCCTGCAGATGCACGGTGGAACCACCCCGGGTGCTTCCGGTGCGCGCGGCTCCGCGGTCTCCTTCAACGGCAGCGACGGCTATGCCGCCAGTGACCTTCCGGTCGTGGACACCAGCCGTGGCTTCGCCGTCTCGGCGTGGGCCAAGCCGTCGAAGATGCCCGAGGGTGCCGCGGTGATCGCCACCCAGCCGGGCAACCACAGCCCGGGCTTCGAGCTGTACTACACGCAGAAGTACGACCGGTGGGCGTTCAACCAGTACAAGTCCGACACCCCCGACGCGGGCATCGCCCGGGTCATGGCGGACAAGCCCGGTGGTGTCAGCGTGGACAAGTGGACGCACCTGGTGGGCTCCTACGACTCGGCGCGTGACGTCCTGGAGCTGTACGTGGACGGCAAGCTCGTCGGGCAGACCGCCTACGCCGACCCGTGGGAGGCCCGCCGCGGCTTCCAGCTGGGGGCGGCCTCCTACAGCGGCACGCCCTCGGCCTTCTTCCCCGGTGCGATCGACGAGGTGCAGCTCTTCGACAAGCCGCTCGCGCAGGACGAGGTCGACAAGCTGCGCGCGCACGAGAGCGCCGGTGACCCCGGCCGTCCCGCGGTCGCGGTCTTCGACCTGGACGAGAAGCCGGACGCCAAGGAGATCACCGGCTACGGCGGCGTGCTTCCGGCCGCGTACCAGGGCGGCGTCACCACCGGCGTGCAGGGCGTGTCGGGCAAGGCGGCCAGGTTCAACGGCAGTGACGGCTACGCCCGGATCGGCAAGAACAGCGGCCCGCACGTGAACACCTCGCGCAGCTTCACCGTCTCGGCCTGGGCCAAGCTCAGCAGGAAACCGGACGGGGCAGCGATCATCACCGCGCAGGCAGGCAGGAAGGCTCCCGGTTTCGAGCTGTACTACTCCTCCGCCTACAACCGGTGGGCGGTCAACCAGTACTCCTCCGATGCCGCCGACGCCAAACCCATCCGGGCCATGCAGCCCGAGGACGACCAGGCGTACGTCGGCGAGTGGGCCCACCTGGTGGGCGTGCACGACACGGTCGCCGACACCCTGACGCTGTACGTGAACGGGTCCGAGGCCGGTACCACCAAGCTGGCCGGAGCGTTCTACGCCGATCAGTCCATGTACATCGGCGCCGGTTCCTACGACGGGCAGGTCAAGAACCACTTCCCCGGCACCGTCGACGACGTGCGCCTGCTGGATAGGCCCGTCTCGGCCGAGGAAGTGCGGCAGATGTTCAAGCAGCGCCCGCTGGTCAAGGGCCGCTGGAACTTCGAGACCGTCACCGGCACGAACCCGGCCACCACGCCGGACTCCTCCGACGAGGACCGGCCGCTAAACCTCCACGGCGGCGCCAAGCCCGGCGAGGGAATGGTCGACGATCATGGTCTGGACCTGAACGGCACCAGCGGCTACGCCGCCACCAGCGGCATGCCGATTGGCACCAGCACCAGCTACACCGTGACCGCCTGGGCCAGGGCAGCCGCGCTTCCCAAGCACCAGGTCGCGCTGGTCAGCGCGGAGGGCAACCGGCAGAGCGCGTTCACCGTGCGATTCGTGCCCGACAAGAAGGACCCCGAGGGCCTGGGACGCTGGGAGCTGGCCATCCCGGACGAGGACGACTCCAAGGCCTCGGTCAAGAGCATCGCCCACACCGAATTCACCGACGCGCGCCTGTGGAATCACCTGGCGGTCGTCTACGACGGGTTCTCCAAGGAGGCCCGCCTGTATGTGAACGGGGCGCTGCAGGAAGTCGCGTGCGGCGATGCCGACGGCGACGGCGAGGCCGACGAATCCGGCTGCCAGGACCTCGTGTCCTGGTCGGAGGACACGCTGGCCTTCAAGGCGTCCAAGTCGCTCCAGGTCGGCCGGACGAAGACCGACGGCGCGTGGGGGGAGCACTTCCCCGGAGCCGTCGACGACGTGTGGGTCTTCCAGGGTGCTCTGTCCGACGCCCAGATTCAGCGGATGGAGAACCGAACGATGGACGTTCCGACCGAGGTTCCCACGGACGACTGA
- a CDS encoding M55 family metallopeptidase translates to MKILISADMEGATGVTWPADVLPGTPQWERCRSMFTSDVNAAVLGFFDGGADEVLVNEAHWTMRNLLLEELDERVQMLTGRHKDLSMVEGVQHGGSQAVDGIAFIGYHAGAGMEGVLAHTYLANQITGVWVNGVRASEGLLNSHVVAEFGVPVVLVTGDDLACEDALGYAPGALKVAVKDHVSRYAAVCRTPARTAADIRAAAKEAAGLAVRHEPVAGGPFTVEVEFDAEHLAMAATVVPGVRRVAERKVAYTSETMYEGIRTFKAVTTIASAAVEEQYG, encoded by the coding sequence ATGAAGATCCTCATCAGCGCCGACATGGAGGGCGCCACAGGTGTGACCTGGCCGGCTGATGTGCTGCCGGGTACGCCGCAGTGGGAGCGGTGCCGGTCGATGTTCACATCGGACGTGAACGCGGCGGTGCTCGGCTTCTTCGACGGCGGTGCCGACGAGGTGCTCGTCAACGAGGCGCACTGGACGATGCGCAACCTCCTGCTGGAGGAGCTGGACGAGCGCGTCCAGATGCTCACCGGCCGGCACAAGGACCTCTCCATGGTCGAGGGCGTCCAGCACGGCGGCAGCCAGGCCGTGGACGGCATCGCGTTCATCGGCTACCACGCGGGCGCCGGGATGGAGGGCGTCCTCGCGCACACGTATCTCGCGAACCAGATCACGGGCGTGTGGGTCAACGGCGTCCGCGCCAGCGAGGGCCTGCTGAACTCCCATGTGGTGGCCGAGTTCGGCGTCCCCGTGGTGCTCGTCACCGGGGACGACCTGGCCTGCGAGGACGCCCTCGGCTATGCGCCCGGCGCGCTGAAGGTCGCCGTCAAGGACCACGTGTCGCGGTACGCGGCGGTGTGCCGCACCCCCGCCCGCACCGCCGCCGACATCCGTGCCGCCGCGAAGGAGGCGGCGGGCCTCGCCGTGCGGCACGAGCCGGTGGCGGGCGGCCCGTTCACCGTGGAGGTCGAGTTCGACGCCGAGCACCTGGCGATGGCCGCGACGGTGGTTCCGGGGGTGCGGCGCGTGGCGGAGCGGAAGGTCGCGTACACGAGCGAGACCATGTACGAAGGCATTCGCACGTTCAAGGCGGTCACCACGATCGCCTCCGCCGCGGTGGAGGAGCAGTATGGCTGA
- a CDS encoding M20/M25/M40 family metallo-hydrolase, whose amino-acid sequence MAEQVDSSALDEVVRFTSDLIRIDTTNSGDGECRERPAAEYAAALLAETGLEPTLLERTPGRTNVVARIEGTDPGADALLVHGHLDVVPAEAADWSVPPFSGEIRDGVVWGRGAIDMKNMDAMILAVVRGWARAGVRPRRDIVIAFTADEEASARDGSGFLADEHPDLFEGCTEGISESGAFTFHDGRGNQLYPIAAGERGTGWLKLTARGTAGHGSKVNKANAVSRLAAAIHRIGEYHWPVRLTPTVRAALVELAGIYGLEADPDAPGFDVDGFLEKLGPTAGLVEPTVRNSANPTMLRSGYKVNVVPGEATAYVDGRFVPGGEEEFRTTLDRLTGPDVDWEFHHREVALQAPVDTPTFAKMRAAVAEFAPEGRVVPYCMSGGTDAKQFSRLGIRGYGFSPLRTPEGFDYQALFHGVDERVPVEALHFGTRVLDRYLRTA is encoded by the coding sequence ATGGCTGAGCAGGTGGACTCATCGGCACTGGACGAGGTCGTCCGGTTCACCTCCGACCTCATCCGCATCGACACCACCAACAGCGGTGACGGCGAGTGCCGCGAGCGCCCCGCCGCCGAGTACGCCGCGGCGCTGCTCGCCGAGACCGGTCTGGAGCCCACGCTCCTGGAGCGCACCCCGGGCCGGACGAACGTGGTCGCCCGCATCGAGGGCACGGACCCGGGCGCCGACGCCCTGCTGGTCCACGGCCACCTCGACGTCGTGCCCGCCGAGGCCGCCGACTGGAGCGTGCCCCCGTTCTCCGGCGAGATCCGCGACGGCGTCGTGTGGGGCCGCGGCGCCATCGACATGAAGAACATGGACGCGATGATCCTGGCGGTCGTGCGCGGCTGGGCGCGCGCCGGCGTGCGGCCCCGGCGCGACATCGTGATCGCGTTCACCGCCGACGAGGAGGCCAGCGCCCGCGACGGCTCCGGCTTCCTCGCCGACGAGCACCCCGACCTTTTCGAGGGCTGCACGGAGGGCATCAGCGAGTCCGGCGCCTTCACCTTCCACGACGGCCGGGGCAACCAGCTCTATCCGATCGCCGCCGGGGAGCGCGGCACCGGCTGGCTCAAGCTCACCGCGCGCGGCACGGCGGGCCACGGCTCCAAGGTCAACAAGGCGAACGCGGTCAGCAGGCTCGCGGCCGCCATCCACCGCATCGGGGAGTACCACTGGCCGGTGCGGCTCACCCCCACCGTGCGGGCGGCCCTGGTGGAGCTCGCCGGGATCTACGGCCTGGAGGCCGACCCGGACGCCCCCGGGTTCGACGTCGACGGCTTCCTGGAGAAGCTCGGCCCCACCGCAGGCCTGGTCGAGCCCACGGTCCGCAACAGCGCCAACCCCACGATGCTCCGCTCCGGTTACAAGGTGAACGTGGTCCCGGGCGAGGCGACCGCCTATGTGGACGGCAGATTCGTGCCCGGCGGCGAGGAAGAGTTCCGCACCACCCTTGACCGGCTCACCGGACCGGACGTCGACTGGGAGTTCCATCACCGGGAGGTGGCGTTGCAGGCGCCGGTGGACACGCCCACGTTCGCCAAGATGCGCGCGGCCGTGGCCGAGTTCGCCCCCGAGGGCCGCGTCGTGCCGTACTGCATGTCGGGCGGCACGGACGCCAAGCAGTTCTCGCGGCTCGGCATCCGGGGCTACGGCTTCTCGCCGCTGCGGACGCCGGAAGGCTTCGACTACCAGGCGCTCTTCCACGGCGTTGACGAGCGGGTGCCGGTCGAGGCGCTGCACTTCGGTACGCGGGTGCTCGACCGGTATCTGCGCACGGCCTGA
- a CDS encoding S9 family peptidase — protein MIDMALTKPYGSWLSPIDAGLAAAHDGHPAFAGFVGGEAWWTEPRPLEGGRRALLRRRPDGREESVLPAPWNVRSRVIEYGGLPWTGTERPGDPRGPLIVFTHFTDQRLYAYEPDVPGAEPRPLTPVSDVGGGLRWADPRIHADRGEVWCVLEEFTGEKQTDVRRVLAAVPLDGSAAGDRAAVRELSDGRHRFVTGPRLAPDGAHVAWLAWDHPRMPWDGTELMVAEVGADGSFGGARRFAGGPEESIAQVEWAPDGRLLFASDRTGWWNLYRAALDGTPVALCQREEEFGGPLWQLGLSWFAPLDSGLVAVVHGTGATALGVLDPETGEVVDAAGPWTEWSASVAVSGTRVIGVAASPRSAYEVVELDTRTGRARVIGAAHDDPVDPTYYPEPQIRTFLGPDGREIHAHVYPPHHPGHLAPDDELPPYVVWAHGGPTSRAPLVLNLVIAYFTSRGIGVADVNYGGSTGHGREYRNRLREQWGVIDVEDCAAVALALAEEGTADRARLAIRGGSAGGWTTASSLTTTDVYACGTIIYPVLDLTSWSDGETHDFESRYLDTLIGPPDEVPGRYEERSPVRHAERVTAPFLLLQGLDDVICPPAQCERFLERMEGRGVPHAYLAFEGEGHGFRRADTLVRALEAELSLYAQVFRIDPAGGLPTLELTK, from the coding sequence ATGATCGACATGGCACTGACCAAGCCGTACGGCTCGTGGCTGTCCCCGATCGACGCCGGGCTCGCCGCGGCGCACGACGGCCACCCGGCCTTCGCGGGCTTCGTCGGGGGCGAGGCGTGGTGGACGGAGCCGCGCCCGCTGGAGGGCGGCAGACGCGCGCTGCTGCGCCGCCGCCCGGACGGCCGCGAGGAGTCGGTGCTCCCCGCTCCGTGGAACGTGCGCAGCCGGGTCATCGAGTACGGCGGCCTGCCCTGGACCGGCACCGAGCGCCCCGGCGACCCGCGGGGCCCGCTCATCGTGTTCACGCACTTCACCGACCAGCGCCTGTACGCCTACGAGCCGGACGTCCCCGGCGCGGAGCCCAGACCCCTGACTCCGGTGTCGGACGTGGGCGGCGGGCTTCGCTGGGCGGACCCGCGGATCCACGCCGACCGGGGGGAGGTGTGGTGCGTCCTGGAGGAGTTCACCGGCGAGAAGCAGACCGACGTGCGGCGCGTGCTCGCCGCCGTGCCGCTCGACGGCTCGGCCGCCGGGGACCGGGCCGCGGTGCGGGAGCTGTCCGACGGGCGCCACCGGTTCGTCACCGGGCCCCGCCTCGCGCCGGACGGCGCGCACGTCGCCTGGCTCGCCTGGGACCACCCCCGGATGCCCTGGGACGGCACGGAGCTGATGGTCGCCGAGGTCGGCGCGGACGGCTCCTTCGGCGGCGCGCGCCGGTTCGCGGGCGGCCCGGAGGAGTCGATCGCGCAGGTCGAGTGGGCGCCGGACGGGCGGCTGCTGTTCGCGAGCGACCGCACGGGCTGGTGGAACCTGTACCGCGCGGCGCTCGACGGCACCCCCGTCGCGCTCTGCCAGCGCGAGGAGGAGTTCGGCGGCCCGCTGTGGCAGCTCGGCCTCAGCTGGTTCGCGCCGCTGGACAGCGGCCTGGTCGCGGTCGTGCACGGCACGGGCGCCACCGCGCTCGGCGTCCTCGACCCGGAGACCGGCGAGGTCGTCGACGCGGCCGGGCCCTGGACGGAGTGGTCGGCGTCGGTCGCCGTCAGCGGCACCCGCGTCATCGGCGTCGCCGCGAGCCCCCGCAGCGCGTACGAGGTGGTGGAGCTGGACACCCGCACCGGCCGTGCCCGCGTCATCGGCGCGGCGCACGACGACCCGGTGGACCCCACGTACTACCCCGAACCGCAGATCCGCACGTTCCTCGGACCCGACGGCCGGGAGATCCACGCCCATGTGTACCCGCCGCACCACCCGGGCCACCTCGCCCCCGACGACGAGCTGCCGCCGTACGTGGTGTGGGCGCACGGGGGGCCCACCTCGCGGGCGCCGCTCGTCCTCAACCTGGTGATCGCCTACTTCACCTCGCGCGGCATCGGCGTCGCCGACGTCAACTACGGCGGCTCGACGGGCCACGGCCGGGAGTACCGCAACCGCCTGCGCGAGCAGTGGGGCGTGATCGACGTCGAGGACTGCGCCGCCGTCGCGCTCGCGCTCGCCGAGGAGGGCACCGCCGACCGCGCGCGCCTGGCGATCCGGGGCGGCAGCGCGGGCGGCTGGACCACGGCCAGCTCCCTGACGACGACGGACGTGTACGCCTGCGGCACGATCATCTACCCCGTCCTCGACCTCACGTCATGGAGCGACGGGGAGACCCACGACTTCGAGTCGCGCTATCTGGACACCCTCATCGGGCCGCCCGACGAGGTGCCGGGACGGTACGAGGAGCGCTCGCCGGTGCGCCACGCCGAGCGGGTCACCGCGCCGTTCCTGCTGCTCCAGGGCCTGGACGACGTGATCTGTCCGCCCGCGCAGTGCGAGCGGTTCCTGGAGCGGATGGAGGGGCGCGGGGTGCCGCACGCGTACCTCGCCTTCGAGGGCGAGGGGCACGGCTTCCGGCGGGCCGACACCCTGGTCCGGGCCCTGGAGGCGGAGCTCTCGCTGTACGCGCAGGTGTTCAGGATCGATCCGGCGGGCGGTCTGCCGACGCTGGAGCTGACCAAGTGA
- a CDS encoding S66 peptidase family protein: MSAVAAPLTRPARLAPGARVAVVAPSGPVPEDLLAAGLDILRGWDLDPVAASHVRDTHPRFAYLAGTDEDRARDLQSAWCDPSVAAVFCARGGYGAARMVDLLDWDAMRAAGPKVFLGFSDITTLHEAFACRMGIVTLHGPMVAEAGFLKSARAQEHLRATLFEPESVRVLASAGRPLVGGRAHGVTLGGCLSLLAADVGAAGARAGAGGGLLLLEDTGEETYHIDRFLTQLTRAGWLDGVAGVALGSWVECEAYDRLGPLLAERLEGLGVPVVEEFGFGHGDGALTVPLGIPGHLDADAGTLTLDIPALV, translated from the coding sequence GTGAGCGCGGTGGCCGCGCCGTTGACGCGGCCCGCGCGGCTCGCCCCCGGCGCCCGGGTCGCGGTCGTCGCGCCCAGCGGACCCGTCCCCGAGGACCTGCTCGCGGCGGGCCTGGACATCCTGCGCGGCTGGGACCTCGACCCCGTGGCCGCCTCGCATGTCCGGGACACGCACCCGCGGTTCGCCTATCTCGCGGGCACCGACGAGGACCGGGCGCGGGACCTCCAGAGCGCCTGGTGCGATCCGTCGGTGGCGGCGGTGTTCTGCGCCCGCGGCGGGTACGGGGCGGCGCGGATGGTCGACCTCCTCGACTGGGACGCGATGCGGGCGGCGGGGCCCAAGGTGTTCCTCGGGTTCAGTGACATCACCACGCTGCACGAGGCGTTCGCGTGCCGCATGGGGATCGTGACGCTGCACGGCCCGATGGTCGCGGAGGCCGGCTTCCTGAAGAGCGCGCGGGCGCAGGAGCACCTGCGGGCCACGCTGTTCGAGCCGGAGTCCGTGCGGGTGCTCGCCTCCGCGGGCCGGCCGCTGGTGGGCGGGCGGGCCCATGGGGTGACGCTGGGCGGCTGTCTGTCGCTGCTCGCGGCCGACGTGGGCGCGGCGGGGGCCAGGGCCGGTGCGGGCGGCGGGCTGCTGCTCCTGGAGGACACCGGCGAGGAGACGTACCACATCGACCGCTTTCTGACGCAGCTGACGCGGGCGGGCTGGCTCGACGGCGTGGCCGGGGTGGCGCTCGGGTCGTGGGTGGAGTGCGAGGCGTACGACAGGCTTGGGCCGCTGCTCGCGGAGCGGCTCGAGGGGCTGGGGGTGCCGGTCGTGGAGGAGTTCGGGTTCGGGCACGGTGACGGGGCGCTGACGGTGCCGCTCGGGATACCGGGGCACCTGGACGCGGACGCGGGGACGCTGACCCTGGACATACCCGCGCTCGTCTAG
- a CDS encoding CocE/NonD family hydrolase, whose product MVAAALAAPLLLAGPASGAGERGGGETRSGRFTVTPLTFTVTAGERRCTVDADLYRPRGVDRAHPAPAVLATNGFGGSKDDASTAAIGRIVAERGYVGLVYSGLGFGRSGCLISLDDPAIDGRAASGLLDFLAGERAADDGTRADYVVADAPGDPRVGMLGASYGGAVQLATAADDHRVDALVPMITWHDLAYSLAPNNAVDRTAGGREVPGAAKWQWMNGFYLAGEGQPLLAPSLDPSRINSLDCLHFVTRACEMVRTLNSGRYPADRTRRLLAFARSVSPVSYLDRVEAPTLLVQGQADTLFNLNEAEATYRTLKEHGTTAKMIWQSWGHSGGTGSPAAGELDLGGGDLESSYVGRRILAWFDRYLRHDESAETGPDFAYHRDWIKDPDRAYATASRLPADRRELYLSGEGRLVDDPARVTSGSRTYRNGPLPTSHSESRAAGLAGLPDPAPYDTRGTHLGWTTEPLTRSVEVVGAPEATLRVDSPRAERAQRSADAADKLVLFAKLYDVAPGGEQTLVHRLVAPVRVPDVRGPFTVRLPGIVHRYEKGHRLRFVIAASDGAYGGNRGVKPVTVTSAPGDTGVLRLPVVQSVSHGPDRT is encoded by the coding sequence CTGGTCGCCGCCGCGCTCGCCGCGCCCCTGCTGCTCGCCGGGCCCGCGTCCGGTGCCGGGGAGCGGGGCGGCGGCGAGACCCGGAGCGGCCGGTTCACCGTCACGCCCCTCACGTTCACGGTCACGGCGGGGGAGCGGCGCTGCACCGTGGACGCCGATCTGTACCGCCCGCGGGGCGTGGACCGGGCGCACCCCGCGCCCGCCGTGCTCGCCACCAACGGCTTCGGCGGCAGCAAGGACGATGCCTCCACGGCCGCCATCGGCAGAATCGTCGCGGAGCGCGGCTACGTCGGGCTCGTGTACTCCGGGCTCGGCTTCGGCAGGTCCGGCTGTCTGATCTCGCTCGACGACCCCGCGATCGACGGCCGGGCGGCCTCCGGGCTCCTGGACTTCCTGGCCGGTGAGCGGGCCGCCGACGACGGCACCCGGGCCGACTACGTGGTCGCGGACGCCCCGGGCGACCCCCGCGTCGGCATGCTCGGCGCCTCGTACGGCGGCGCGGTCCAGCTGGCGACGGCGGCCGACGACCACCGCGTGGACGCGCTGGTCCCGATGATCACCTGGCACGACCTCGCCTACTCCCTCGCCCCGAACAACGCCGTCGACCGGACGGCCGGGGGCCGCGAGGTCCCCGGTGCCGCCAAGTGGCAGTGGATGAACGGCTTCTACCTCGCGGGGGAGGGCCAGCCCTTGCTCGCACCGAGCCTCGACCCGTCCCGGATCAACTCCCTGGACTGTCTGCACTTCGTCACCCGGGCCTGCGAGATGGTCCGCACGCTCAACTCCGGGCGCTATCCGGCGGACCGGACGCGGCGTCTCCTCGCGTTCGCGCGCAGCGTGTCGCCGGTGTCGTACCTGGACCGGGTGGAGGCGCCGACGCTGCTGGTGCAGGGCCAGGCCGACACCCTGTTCAACCTGAACGAGGCGGAGGCGACGTACCGCACGCTCAAGGAGCACGGCACCACGGCGAAGATGATCTGGCAGTCCTGGGGGCACAGCGGCGGCACGGGAAGCCCCGCCGCCGGTGAACTCGACCTGGGCGGGGGCGATCTGGAGTCGAGTTACGTCGGACGCCGGATCCTGGCGTGGTTCGACCGCTACCTGCGCCACGACGAGAGCGCGGAGACCGGGCCCGACTTCGCCTACCACCGCGACTGGATCAAGGACCCGGACCGCGCCTACGCCACCGCGTCGCGGCTCCCCGCGGACCGGCGGGAGCTGTACCTCTCCGGTGAGGGGCGGCTCGTCGACGACCCCGCCCGGGTGACGTCCGGCAGCCGGACGTACCGCAACGGGCCGCTGCCCACGAGCCATTCGGAGAGCCGGGCCGCCGGGCTCGCGGGCCTGCCCGACCCGGCGCCGTACGACACCAGGGGCACCCACCTCGGCTGGACCACCGAGCCGCTGACGCGGTCCGTCGAGGTCGTGGGGGCGCCCGAGGCGACGCTGAGGGTGGACTCGCCCCGCGCCGAGCGGGCGCAGCGCTCCGCCGACGCCGCCGACAAGCTGGTGCTCTTCGCGAAGCTGTACGACGTGGCGCCGGGCGGCGAGCAGACCCTGGTCCACCGCCTGGTGGCGCCGGTGCGGGTGCCGGACGTGCGGGGGCCGTTCACGGTCCGCCTCCCGGGGATCGTCCACCGGTACGAGAAGGGGCACCGGCTGCGGTTCGTGATCGCGGCCAGCGACGGGGCGTACGGCGGCAACCGCGGTGTGAAGCCGGTGACGGTGACCAGCGCGCCCGGCGACACCGGCGTGCTGCGGCTGCCCGTGGTCCAGAGCGTGTCCCACGGGCCGGACAGGACCTAG